In Deltaproteobacteria bacterium, a genomic segment contains:
- a CDS encoding CpsD/CapB family tyrosine-protein kinase gives MGKIHDALRKAEEMRGSAPAAAAREADTEIEVRGAPLQAPAVHAPAKRRSWLPRRKAKSPAAIRSEAPISTGESTLSEEYRTLRARIQSLRRTRELRSIVVTSTRPGEGKTTTASNLALGFGLAREGLTCLVDADLRTPRVHRVFRGEGAFGIVEVLEGDAKLDEALVAVPDTRLLVLPVRALPTAPSELLASRAMFDLVAELHTRFSTVIFDAPPVLGLPDTVTLVDLCDSALFVVGAGIAPRDDVESALERLDASKVVGVVLNRCSSSEVPFAGTYGYGKS, from the coding sequence ATGGGCAAGATCCACGATGCGCTTCGCAAGGCCGAGGAGATGCGCGGCAGCGCGCCCGCCGCGGCCGCACGAGAGGCCGACACCGAGATCGAGGTGCGCGGAGCGCCGCTCCAGGCGCCGGCAGTGCATGCGCCCGCGAAGCGGCGCAGCTGGCTTCCGCGCCGCAAGGCGAAGTCGCCTGCGGCGATTCGCTCCGAGGCGCCGATCTCGACCGGGGAGTCGACCCTCTCCGAGGAGTACCGGACACTGCGCGCGCGCATCCAGTCGCTGCGCCGCACTCGGGAGCTGCGCAGCATCGTCGTCACGTCGACGCGGCCCGGCGAGGGCAAGACGACGACGGCCTCGAACCTGGCCCTGGGTTTCGGCTTGGCCCGCGAGGGACTCACCTGTCTGGTCGACGCAGATCTGCGTACGCCGCGAGTGCACCGGGTGTTCCGGGGTGAAGGCGCGTTCGGCATCGTGGAGGTGCTCGAGGGCGACGCGAAGCTCGACGAGGCACTGGTCGCGGTGCCCGATACGCGGCTCCTGGTGCTGCCGGTCCGCGCGCTGCCGACCGCGCCGTCAGAGCTGCTGGCATCGCGGGCGATGTTCGATCTGGTCGCGGAGCTGCACACGCGCTTCTCGACGGTGATCTTCGACGCGCCGCCGGTGCTCGGGCTGCCCGACACCGTCACGCTCGTGGACCTGTGCGACTCCGCGCTCTTCGTCGTGGGAGCCGGGATCGCCCCGCGCGACGACGTCGAATCGGCGCTGGAACGACTCGATGCGAGCAAGGTGGTGGGCGTGGTCCTGAACCGCTGCAGCAGCAGCGAGGTTCCGTTCGCGGGCACCTACGGCTACGGCAAGAGCTGA